In Terriglobales bacterium, the genomic window CCAAAGCCTAGGAAATGAGCATTGTTTGTCCTCGAATCCGGAAAATCACTGGGGTTGGCGCCCGCGATCAGCAGACTCTAGTCTCCTGTCTTCTCCTGGTTCTTCCCCAGCAGATATTTCTCAATAAATAGGATCGTGGCGTAGAACTGGAAATCGGCGTTTTTCTTCTTGGCAAAGCCATGACCTTCATCTTTACCCACCAGATACCATACTGGGGTGCCCTGCTGCTCGAGCGCTGCGACCATCTGGTCGGCTTCGCTCTTGGGGACACGTGGGTCGTTGGCGCCGGCCACCACGAACATGGGCCGGGTCACGTTTTTGACGTGATTCATGGGGGCTATGCTCTCGAGATAGGTGCGCATTTGGGGATTGCGCTCATCCCCATATTCCACCCGCCGCAGATCACGGCGGTAAGACTCCGTATGCTCGAGGAAAGTCACCAGATTTGACATGCCCACCACGTCGATAGAACAGCAGATCATGTCGTTGTAGCGGGTAGCCGTGGCAAGAGTCATGTGTCCGCCATAGCTGCCTCCGGTGACGAGAATCTTGTCTCCATCCAGGTTGGGTTGTTGCTTGATCCAGTTGAGCAGGCTCTCAATGTCCTTGTAGGAATCCTCCCGTTTGAAGCCGTTGTCCATGGCGACAAAAGTCTTGCCGTAGCCGCTTGATCCGCGGACGTTGGGGAACAAAATGGCGATCCCCATCTCATTAATGAAATAGTTATTTCGGCCTAGATACCCGGGACGCGCCTGGCTTTCCGGCCCACCGTGAATGTTGACGATTACAGGCCGCTTACCGGGAAATTTGTCGGCTGCCGGCGTATAGAGCCAGCCGGAAATTTCGCGGTCATCGAAGGATTTCCATTTCACCAGCTTGGGTTCTACGAAAGCCTCTGCATTGAGACCTCCGGTTTCGCTTCTTGTCCAGCGCTCGAGCTTGCCGCTAAGGATGTCGATGGAATAGACATCCAGCGGCGAACGAGCCGAGTTCAGGGCAAAGCCTAGTTCGCGATTGTTTTCGTGCCAACTGACTGCACTGATGGTCCCGGTCGGTGTTTTGGGCAGCGGCCGCTCCTGGTTGCTGGAGAGATCCAGAACATGCAGTGTGCTCAATCCGTTCTCGTTGACCGCGAAGGCAATCAGCTTGCGATTCCAGGAGAGACTGGCGCCCTCGATGTCCCATGAATACTGTGTCAGGTACTTGGGCTGCTTGGTGGCCAGATCGATCAATGCGATGCGCGGGAATTCATTGTCACGATCACTGGTCAGATAAATTCCTTTGCCGTCTGCGCTGAAACCAATGGGCGCATAAGCAACCTTTTCGCCACCCTTGGGTGTGATCAGAGTTTTGTTGCCGCTGGCGACATCCACAAGCCAGAGATAGCTTTCGTTGATGGAGATTTCTTCGACTGCCAACAGGGTCCGCTCATCGGGCGACCAATCGGCGACTTGCCAGCCTCCTCCCTGGTTCTGTGCCATGAGCCTGTCCGTCGACTTGTCACTGGGGTCCATTACGTAAAAGTCCAGGTCTGTTCCATTGCGGCGGGTCGAAGAGTAGGCGATGCGATCGCCTTTGTTCGACCAGACGATGCCGAGGTTGCGCGATTTGCCATCGGTGAGCAGAGTGATGTTGCCCGAGTCAACGTCATCCCGGTAGATCTGGAACCACTCGCCACCGCCCACGTCTTTCAGGAACACAAA contains:
- a CDS encoding S9 family peptidase; translation: MKRFLSCFLGLVLFACVASAQQAGMAPAIAPNENLIIQNIPAVPSALAERANRYTEFRTATLFGWHPQRREILIGTRFADTVQLHRVNTPGGARTQLTFFPDRISDASYRPHLGNYFVFLKDVGGGEWFQIYRDDVDSGNITLLTDGKSRNLGIVWSNKGDRIAYSSTRRNGTDLDFYVMDPSDKSTDRLMAQNQGGGWQVADWSPDERTLLAVEEISINESYLWLVDVASGNKTLITPKGGEKVAYAPIGFSADGKGIYLTSDRDNEFPRIALIDLATKQPKYLTQYSWDIEGASLSWNRKLIAFAVNENGLSTLHVLDLSSNQERPLPKTPTGTISAVSWHENNRELGFALNSARSPLDVYSIDILSGKLERWTRSETGGLNAEAFVEPKLVKWKSFDDREISGWLYTPAADKFPGKRPVIVNIHGGPESQARPGYLGRNNYFINEMGIAILFPNVRGSSGYGKTFVAMDNGFKREDSYKDIESLLNWIKQQPNLDGDKILVTGGSYGGHMTLATATRYNDMICCSIDVVGMSNLVTFLEHTESYRRDLRRVEYGDERNPQMRTYLESIAPMNHVKNVTRPMFVVAGANDPRVPKSEADQMVAALEQQGTPVWYLVGKDEGHGFAKKKNADFQFYATILFIEKYLLGKNQEKTGD